A region from the Benincasa hispida cultivar B227 chromosome 8, ASM972705v1, whole genome shotgun sequence genome encodes:
- the LOC120083385 gene encoding probable protein phosphatase 2C 24: MAEICCKVMSESEASSSCEPSSRVARRRRMEIRRCKFVAGVAPSETETVAKRQKLEDRATSISRDCDNAVQNCDSGEEETVGRFVAGGEVSTKEVSTPLSRESPCGEVIPKFGFSSVCGRRRDMEDAVAVHPSLCLTEKKANDMLHFFGVYDGHGCSHVAMRCKERLHELVKDELDREEKDDAAIVAEAEASRWDRAMKRIFWRMDNEVVARNNEEVVANCRCELQSPDCDAVGSTAVVAIVTPDKIIVANCGDSRAVLCRNGKAIPLSSDHKPDRPDELSRIEEAGGRVIYWDGPRVLGVLAMSRAIGDNYLKPYVISEPEVTITNRTAEDECLILASDGLWDVVPNETACGVASMCLRGKAEERSPVWPSGEAETAAEGEERGSADKACNDASMLLTKLALARHSTDNVSVVVVDLKGDTCP, from the exons ATGGCGGAgatttgttgtaaagtgatgaGTGAGAGTGAGGCGTCGTCGTCCTGTGAGCCGAGTTCGCGAGTGGCTAGACGTCGGAGAATGGAGATCAGGAGGTGTAAATTTGTCGCTGGGGTTGCTCCGTCGGAGACGGAGACTGTTGCGAAACGGCAGAAGCTGGAGGATCGAGCTACGTCGATTTCCAGAGACTGTGATAACGCTGTTCAGAATTGTGATTCCGGAGAAGAAGAAACCGTCGGGAGATTTGTGGCCGGCGGAGAGGTTTCGACTAAGGAGGTATCGACTCCTCTATCTCGGGAATCTCCTTGTGGCGAAGTGATTCCGAAGTTTGGATTCTCTTCTGTTTGTGGAAGGCGGAGAGATATGGAGGATGCGGTGGCGGTTCATCCATCGCTTTGTTTGACGGAGAAGAAAGCCAACGATATGTTGCACTTCTTTGGTGTTTACGATGGCCATGGCTGCTCTCAT GTGGCGATGAGGTGTAAGGAGCGGCTGCATGAACTGGTAAAAGATGAGTTGGATAGGGAGGAGAAAGATGACGCCGCCATTGTGGCGGAGGCGGAGGCGTCGCGGTGGGACCGCGCTATGAAGAGAATCTTCTGGCGAATGGACAACGAAGTTGTGGCGCGAAACAATGAAGAAGTTGTTGCGAACTGTAGATGCGAACTTCAGTCGCCGGATTGCGATGCCGTCGGATCTACCGCCGTCGTAGCAATTGTGACGCCGGATAAGATCATCGTCGCCAACTGCGGCGACTCCAGAGCCGTTCTCTGCCGTAACGGAAAAGCCATCCCTCTCTCCTCCGATCACAAG CCGGATCGTCCCGACGAACTTAGCCGGATCGAGGAAGCCGGTGGACGAGTGATTTACTGGGACGGACCAAGAGTTCTCGGAGTTCTCGCCATGTCAAGAGCCATAG GCGATAATTATCTGAAACCGTATGTGATATCGGAGCCAGAGGTTACGATAACGAATCGGACGGCAGAGGATGAGTGCTTGATTCTAGCGAGCGACGGACTGTGGGATGTGGTGCCGAACGAGACGGCTTGTGGAGTGGCGAGCATGTGCCTACGTGGGAAGGCGGAGGAGAGATCGCCGGTGTGGCCGTCGGGTGAGGCGGAGACGGCGGCGGAAGGGGAGGAGAGAGGAAGCGCAGACAAGGCCTGCAACGATGCGTCGATGCTGCTGACCAAGCTGGCGTTGGCCCGGCACAGTACGGACAACGTGAGCGTCGTGGTGGTGGACCTTAAGGGGGACACGTGTCCTTAG